In one Bacillus thuringiensis genomic region, the following are encoded:
- a CDS encoding DUF3189 family protein: MIYIYTDFGGTHTTSLAAAYHLNKLPTDRKLTKEEILNVDYFNKLKTEDMGKIIFHGIDEHGHPVYTIGCGASKVVVPAMKHLGEILQKHYQSHEKIIFSNTSPTVPLPMTFGGLFSRRFHIDFIGVPLLVWGAKICCDNIQRLVSYTKEAGRLTNDYVVILDNETFK; encoded by the coding sequence ATGATATACATTTACACAGATTTTGGTGGAACACATACTACCTCACTAGCTGCAGCGTATCATTTAAATAAACTACCAACGGATCGCAAATTAACGAAAGAAGAAATTTTGAATGTAGATTACTTTAATAAATTGAAAACAGAAGATATGGGAAAAATTATTTTTCATGGGATCGATGAACATGGTCATCCTGTATATACGATTGGATGCGGCGCATCAAAAGTTGTTGTACCTGCGATGAAGCATTTAGGAGAAATCTTGCAAAAACATTATCAAAGTCATGAAAAAATTATTTTTTCTAATACATCACCAACCGTACCTTTACCAATGACTTTCGGTGGGCTGTTTTCTAGAAGGTTCCATATCGACTTTATTGGTGTACCGTTACTCGTATGGGGAGCAAAAATTTGCTGTGATAATATACAAAGGCTTGTTAGTTATACTAAAGAAGCTGGCCGATTAACGAATGATTATGTTGTAATTTTAGATAATGAAACCTTTAAATAG